CTCCACCACCGCCATGATCCTTCCGCCATTGGTGCGTACTCGGTTATTTTCAGGTGCCACCCACTGCACGCACACACACTGTACCTTCGTTCGttcgtttttataaaaaaaattagtagaCGTGGCCCCAACGTCACGTGCAATGACTTTATCAATCTACACACACAACTAACTTCGCGGTAATGGTTTTTATGGCATTCATAAGCGCATTTTGTGGTTAACTTTATCACTAATcaccatttaaaaaatcgacgaagagagaaacaattttttattccaCCTGCTATTACAATTATAACTCCTTTTTTACGGTATCAAGCTGATGTCAACTTACTGATAAAGAAGGACACGCTAATTGTTAAGATCTCTCACCTGATTATCGTGGCACTTTATAAAACGTATACGAccgatttaaatttatggGAGTACTTCGTTTTGGTAACCGGAAATGGTTGGTGGTCGCGAAGACAACACTCAAAGAAGCCCCGCGACCATACTAAGACGTAGTAAAGCCAACGGGCCCCAAACCAGTAACCGAACACATTCACACACACACGTGCTCAAGTAGAAGGCAATAATTAATGGTCGCGGACGGTTTCGGCGCGGTACAGGTGCACCACGTCCTGCTGGACCGTTGTTGTCCGCCCCGTAGATTAATGACGTCCCACGACGGGACCATGTACACTCTTCTTACCTTTGCGACCGGTGTTATCGGTTGAACTACAGATTACATTACCAAAATTAGTTTAAAGTAAACTACTAAATAgtcaaaaactatttttttaacagtgtaaaaagttaaatttaaattttcctcACATCTAAACTCTTTATTTGTACAAAAACAGGAAAATACGGGGCACCAACGCCTTATCAGGTTAAtgaaatttacattttataagtaGAGAGAGGGTCGGCACCCGGGGAATTAATTCCGAGGACGCTGCCCAGGCGAGGAAAAGTTCTTGGCCCATCTGGCGAGACGCGAGAacccttttaaaattaatttttgcgtCTCGCGGGGTTCCCCGGCACCCCGCCACCACCCGGAATTGCTAATGTAATCTTTCGCCGTCGAGAAACGGAGAGTCGCAAGCGTTTTCCGCGTTTTCACAAGAACCAATGTTGGAGCCCCCCATCGTCATTTGCATAAAGCACTCGTTATGTATGCCGCTCGGGGCGGTTTAATTGCTTAACTGCGAGTTAAGACGCCACTGATAGTCATACggaaagtaattaaataaaaccctACCTCTCTCTCCCGAGAAGGAAACAATTTACGATCCCGGATTCATTCGTTTTAAACCCATCTTAAAATGGAAACtgtgaaaacaagaaaatttcgaaattgaatttggataagagaaaataattaagattacgtaataattcaaattttttatggaATCTCACCTAAATAGGCACATCGATGCATAGATTCCCGTCGGATATATAACAATCGTAGATGACCGTAGAAAGGATCGTAGAAGAGCGAGAGAAGCCgtcttataataataataaaagtgaaaTATGAGTGGTCGTGCGTCGTGGGGCCCATGTTAATGGCATCCTCTACATGCACTAATTACTGCATAAATATGCGCGGCCCTCTCGGTCCTTTGTGGCCCGTCCGGCGGCGGCGGCCCGTTCGCCCACTGCAGCAAAGCTCCGGGGCCCCGGTCCTCCCATTACCGGCTCATTGTATACCCTGccaataaataatattcttTATATGACGCGCGGTTTCTCTCTGCCTTTTGCGTCGAACCTCCGCCTGAGCTTGTACCCAAGCCATCGTTGTCGTAGACGTTGTTGGTGATCCTTTTGTCCTTTTCTAACTTCATCGTTAAATCGCATCTTTCTTTTCTACATTTTACCAGAGACCCTAAAATtctccattaaaaaaatattaaatagtaagttatatttttaaatttgttgaaatttaaatcataataGCATATTACCCCCCGATagtgattttcttttttctttgtaagcTAAGGTTGAGATCCATTCCAATAGACTTTGACCTTTTGCCTTTTTTCCTAAAGACCTAAAAGGAACGCTCCGACACCAGATCACCAGGCATTCAATTACGTCGAGGATGAAGGAAAAGGAAAGAAGAAAACGAAACGATGAGAAACCTCTAGGTTTTTAATTAACTCCCTACATCtgtttcttaattattgttttctgACCCTCGATGGGGTATCATTTCTTTACCTCTAAACCTGCCGCTTTCCTAATTTTCGTCGATGTTaattcgtaataaatcgtCCCATCCATCTAATCCACCTTCAAGCCATCACAATGATAAAAGTCTCCAAAACAGAACTTTAAATTGAAACTAACCTAAAACTTTGACAGCCGCTTAAGAAAAAGTGAGATTATGTACATAAATTGAAcgtttaataactttaatgtGCATTTATATTGAATGAACAAAGAACTGTAACGTGCAGAACGACACTTTAACGTTGAAATGATCACCTGCTCCTTCTTCCccatatacatacatatatgaaattgaaattgataaaCATTTACATGTTATATTTTGACAGGGCAACTCGTACATCATCGCGGTTAACAAGGGGGCCCTATTAAATAACCATTCCCTAAATTACTTCCAGGAGAAGACGTCCAGTCGAGTCGAGTCCGTCATAGGGGCCCCCAATACAACCTGCCACGGTTGCAAACATTGAAAATGCAAAAAGGCATAAAATATTCCGGCGGTCGTAGCAACGACAGCCCCACAATAAGCGCTCACCTGACAGCAGAATACCCCTGATTAATTGAATTCCGCTTATGAACATGTATGTTTCCTTTTTGAATTGTTAATTatatggaaattacattcaaaatgctaatcaaattttaatttaatacatttagcgccatctattatgGAACGTccataataaaaagaaatttaacatAACCCGCCATCTAGGAAATAAGCTAAAAACTTTTCTAAACCTAACCTCTAAAGATAGAAAtttgataaacatttaaaatgtggaaacatattaataaattgacCCAAAGCCTTAATAAAAGTCGTCTTTTAACACCGGAAGTTTGTTTGAATCAACAATTAAGAAcgacttttattttaaagagaagaAACGCGCCTTATCTCCATAAAAAAGGGGCAGAACCAAAACGATTAAAACCGAAACATTACATTTACAATCTTGTAGAGCATTTAGACAGTCAAAAACAACCCGATTTAGAAGTAATTTTAACCAGTTATGTTGAAGGATTAGGAGATGTTGGTGAAAAAGTTTCCGTACGTCCACAATACGGTTACAATAACCTTTTATTACCAGGTTTAGCTATTTATGCAACAcctgaaaatacaaaaaaatatctaaatacTGATTTAAAGgataaaagaagttttagtTCACCAACGGTTGAAGGAgtaagtttaaattttgtgGTTAGAGCTtcttatgaattaatttttttagacaaTGACCATTTTATCTCGAATGACTCTTTCTGTAATAATGAATAAAGAAATCCCATGGACATTAGAACCATGGCATATAAGAACTTCATTCAGAAAATGTGGTTATGTTGTTCCAGAGGAGTGTATTACAATGCCATCAAAAACGATAAAAGGACCTAACAtggatattgaaaataaatcgttttacATTACAATTACTATAAATAACCAAGAAAAAGTTGATGTAAAATGTAGAATACATCATTGGAGTACTGGGATAATGGAACGTTTACCTCATATTCATGATTTTTGGAAAGTTCCCTCAGAGCCAATCTTTCCAGAAGAtgcagaaaaaataaattctgttAACaaagagttagaagaaaaaaaatagattaaaaaattcgtttatttcaaaattaaactaaaaataaaaatgtttattgttttttatttttatcagaaacagtatatttatcataaactTTAGTTGGATCGTAAGGTTCCCAACGACTTGCTGGAAAAATGTGTTTGTTTCTTTCGTACCAACTCCTCATCAATACTTTTCCAGCATGCGACTCCTCTTTCTCAATTGTGGCATCGCTCACTAATCGAATATCATCATGAACATCAAACGTAAATAACGGACCGCTTTTACCTCTTGCTTTAGTtacaataaaatcataaaaagtaTAATGATGaggtaaaattaaatcttCTTTAACATACATCAATTGATCGGCCATAACcgtttttaattcagaaaattCTCTTCGTAACAATTCTAAtactttttgtaaaaattgataaacagaatttccttttttaactCTTACAGTTCTTCTGTGCCCAGAACCATCCCAATAACTAAAAGTAatatcaatttcttcttcttttaatttttgctgttGTTCAGCCCATTCTTGTCTAAGTTCCTCTCGTAATCTATTTTCCTCTTCCTCTCTTTCACGGTCAGGTAAAAAACTTGTATCAACAGTTGGATCTTTTTTAATCTTCTTAACTTTTACTTCCTCAGTTACATTCTTTCGCTTCCAAGTCATCTCATCTTCGtcttcttcatcatcattCTTATCTCCTTCCTCATCGTTATCTTCTTCCAAATTAAATGATAAAGCTTGTATCTATGAAATTGAACCTACGacataagtaaaataaaaataatacaataaagaaATCTTACTTGTCttttctgtttatttttttcagcTTGTTTCGCTTCCATTTGTCTTTGCCGTTCTCGTTCTTTCTCCGCTTGTTTTTGTGCCAATTTCTTTTCACGCTCCTTAACTATATTTTCTTGTTTCGCTTTCATTTCATCCAAAGTAACCAAACCGATTGTGGAACTTTTAAGTTGTTGTTCGACGGCATCATAATGTGTTGcgaatttattttcaatattattcaACTTAAGATCTtcctcaatttttttctttctcaattCAATGTCTTGTATTTGTTGTTccctttttttcattaattgcATCGCTCTTCCCGCTTCACTTGCGGCACCTTTATAATGAGccatttcgatttatttaagTGATAATCACAACTCTTCAAAGCACTtcaaagttaataaaataaataaccaaATACGATGttaaagttaggttatgttaactgtcaaattttgataacaaaacaAAGATGGTTGATGTGTTTCGGTTATTATGCAACAGATGGCAATAAAAGTATTCGAATTGTctgaaattttttatgatttttgaaatgttaaaatgtttcatgaCAATCTAAAgaagtttattgaaaatgttaactATAAAATACTTCTTAGTGAcgtattttttcgttttaaatccAGTTTATGGTGGTTTTGAAGATAAGGTGGCTGAATTGGAGAAAAAAAGTCGTCCGATAAGATCATGCGAAGATGAACGACTTGGTGGAGCACAACACGTTGGGTTTGGAATGTCCATTATAGTGCTATTTTTAGCGATTTTACTTTTTCTAATTTGTCTGGGAATACTAAAAGGATTAATAGGATTGTTATTTTTCCCGAAAATCGGAGTGTGTGGAATGAATCTTCTTGTGGATCTTCCAAGaccgattaaaaaatatcaagaacCGGAATTAGCTGGTTGTCCGGTTGTTTATGACGTTGTTGGGTGGCCCATTCACCCACAAACCGGAAAAAGAACAGTTAGACCACTTTCGAagtattcattttttgaatactcatatgatttatttgatttttttttgtaaatattttttaggaatacAGAGTTTTGTATGAATGTAATCTTCTTTATAACGTACCCAGTTATAATAGTAGTTACATTATGCTCCcatatttgttacaaaagcTATGACGAGGAGGGTACCGATAATAACGTCTACGACAACGTGAATACGGTGGTATTTTCCGAATGTCCAGCGTATCAAGTCGATAATGTCAAGGAAAAGGTACATATGGGGACATAAATGAACGTCCCAGTTCTAttatattaatcgattttattgttttacttaaaatagattgaatatattaatatatttttaaactcaCTTGTTTCTCTCCTGTTTTTGGTTGTTGCAGTGTAAATGCCCTAAAAATTGTGGTGGCCACGATATTTATAGAGATGATGATTCTGCTGAAGAACATGATACTAGATATGTTATGGAACAAATGGATGATAGTTCAAATCGGTTAAAGCAATAAAATCTATGAAAATATTGAATCAGGAAGATAAACAAGTGTATTGAGAGCAAGATAAAGAACTAGTAttgtaatttatattattatttctattgtatttatttatattattagattttttatgaaaaataaacagATTTTAAAGTGAACATTTAAAGGGGGGCAAATCAACCCAAGAAAGAATGTTGGATCAGGTTAGTTATCTTTTGTAATATCGATTATATCGTAAAGGAATTTTAGCTAATATATCTGATAGGTTTCCATATTTGCATGTTTTTCATAGTTGTAAAGTCTCACGAACATATTCTACAATTATATCTATTTAAATTACAGATTTATATGAATAAGATAAAGAATAGTGAAAAATTTGAATCAAGAAGAATGGGCACCAAGCGGAATTCAGAGCGggtaaataatatatttagtcTAAACCAAATCATAGAAAAGAAAGTAGCTACAGGATGAACAACACATCTCTTATTTGTGGATCTCACTAAGGCATATAACAACCGCGCCCCCACAGAGTTGATGGTCAAAAGAAGAAATGCAGCCCTGACTGATAAACACGAAGTCACAACATATGGAAGAATAGGAATCCAGATGATCGGAAAACACTGGTGAAGCAAGTTGGACAAAGAAACTTATACCGAAGTTAACACCGTGGATAACGAGAACATGAGGAGAAGTGAATTACGTCTTTACCCAATTTTTAAGTGGCCATGGCTGCTATAAGCAGTATCTGTTTAAATACAAGAGAGATTATGACGAGATGTGCGTCTATTGGGAGAATAGGGTGGACGACGTGGCACATACTTTTTTTGTGCATATGAGATGGAGATAGGAGAGAAAGGAGGTAACAGGAAGGAAAAACACTTACACCAGAGAACTGCGTCAATATCATgtttgaaaaagaagaatacTTACGAGCTTGGAAGGTTGTTGAGATATTACATGTTTTAGTGTTTAGATTATGATGCTTTATTCCATGTCTAGGTTGGGCTTGGTTTGGTTTTGTTGGGTAGGGTTAGGTTTGATTCTGTTAGGTTGAGTTGGGAAGAGTGGTAGAGACAAAGGAGAAAGAGGAAAGGCTGATGAGAATGGATAGCGGTTGAGGAATACATCAGAAAGCTGATAAGTGCTAAGGAGAGGGAGGAGAAGGCAATAATGGGAAAGCAAGAAAAACCCCGACAAAACAAGAGTTGTGATATTTTGAAGCATAGAAAGTGTAGATATATGAGGAAGAGCTCTCATATTTTGAAGTGTGGAGCtagttatttgtttatttatttatttatacatagaGTATTTATTTAGAACAACTATTTACATAGTGtgtatatttattgattatgggtttgttagaaaaataaaggaaACCCGGAAACAACAAGTGCTGCATCATTGACGAAGGCCTCACGGCCCTCACAGCGATACCAAGATGCCAGAAACGTGGCGAAGAAGAAGGGTATGAATTCGGGTACCCGAATTACGCTGATAACACTAACTAGAAGGGTATGACTGAGCTAAACCTAGCTCACCTTGTTAAAGTTCTTCATTAATGTATCATTTTCtgggttatttttgaaaaatttacatattttgtgTTGTGAAATATTGTAATCCCCATCTATAGttatcaaaaagaattaactGGATCAATATTTGTTAGCGCCATCTGTACCCGACTAGTAAAATTAACTTGAAGCGCAATGTATTGTGGGAGTTCAGTCCGGATTTTTATCGAGATCGACCTTCATCTGTCAAGTGGTGGCGGCGACGACGGCGACGGCGTCcgctaacaaaaaaaactcgTTCGCGTTTCCTTATGTAGTGAGAGACGATTGTCGCGACCACATCTTAATCTTTCACTTTTCCTTACAAAAAAGAAGTTGAAACAGTGTTTGCGAATATAcagtggttttaaagaaactgGAAGGATAAAAAACGATCAAAGGGGGGTTCGTCGTTAGTTCCTCTCCCCTAAGGTAGTGAAAGGGGTGCGCGCGTGTCGAAAGAGAACGAACGAACGGCGGCCACGCGGCGGCgacggcggcggcggcggttTTGGGGGCGCAGTCCCAAATGTTTACCGGGAACGTTCGCGTGAAAATCTGCGAGGCATCCGGGTTAAGACCCACGGATCGCCAGAAGAGGCAGTACGTGACTTTTGGAAAACCGGACGAACAGTTGATTGATCCGTACGTGACCGTCGATGTGGACGAGGTGCATGTGGACCGTTCAACAACCAAACAGAAAACGTTCGACCCCGTTTGGAATGAATCGTTTGAGCACAGTGTCGAAAATGCAAAACAGATCACCCTCACGGTTTTTCACAATGCTACAATACCGCCAGATgattttgttgcaaattgtagCATCCCTTTTGAGGATTTATTATCGAGGGAACGTGATGAAGGAGATTTTtgggtaaaaaaataaaattaggttaatttttttttgacgtttcgaatcatttttttttgttagggTGCTATGAACTCATTTTTATAGGTTGtatattgttgttgttttatATATGGAAGGGTCGATAAAAAAGGTTACGTAAATGTTTGATGATATGATTTGAAATTGATgggattttaaaataaaattgatataaaaatattttatttatattttaatagaaaaattcgatttaatttattaaaaataataaaagattgctttgtttataataaatctgttaaaaaaacattttaattcaatGACATACATAGTCCTAGATTCTAGTTTTGATATTTAGGTCATCAAGGTTAAATGTAAAGTACCAACCCAGCCcaataaataagaaatgagtttcgttttctttaaagaaatagttagaaaataaacacgtgaaaacaaaaatcgaaataacgttaaacaaacctttatttgttatttgttttttgataTGGTGTTATTTTCTACTTCCTTttccttaaatttaattttacatacTTCCTTTGCAGTGTctattttagtgaaaaccgaaCCTAAATGATTCACAAAAACGATGCCAATTTTACTTTACTGCTCTCATTGAAATACCAAAAGGCAAAACGCTTTTGAAACGTTTCGTCGTTTTGAAATAGTTCCTATCATTAATTATCTACTCGTTTTGACGGCAAAATGCCCAGTTAAATAACTGTTTACTGGtaaaaataaagctaaaactattcaaatgaatttattaataaagactAATCTAGGATTATAACAAACggttgttttattatcaaaaaattattaaagtaggTCGAGCTTAGGCGTTAAGGCGAATCACGTTTTAAACaagcttaaattttttttaattaagttgaaATAATAGTTACTTAATTGTGTTATCAACATCATCGATGGAAACTATAAAGGATACATCAAAAGCTTGGATGGCCAAAGAAATGTACCAAAAAACtaatcaatcaaaaaaattcaaaccAAGAGCAACTTCGAAAGCCAAGCCAAACAAAGATTatctaaaaaaagtttaaaactcAACAAAATGAGGGAATTAAAcaagattttatcaaaaaaaggaaaacgaAAACCACAACGTTTATTTTAAACCATACAACCCAAAACAGACGTAACAACAATGTAATGTATATGTGAGGAATACTACACCAGAGATAAATGTACTACAATATTACCAGAGATCTGCAAATTATGCGCGATAAGTCAGCAGGCGTGGTCCTTCAAATGCAAGAAGCGACTAACAATTAATACAAGgaaatcgaaattttaatgCCTCACAACTTTAGAATACATAAACCTATTAGTACACATGAACCAAGTTAAATAGAGAAGAACTGATTGGGAAACTTTTATTGCTGTTCGATGTCAATTTTAACATCGATATCACAACGCTACCGATTATGAAAAACCAAGTGGTTTTGGAAATACCAGGCGGTTTACCAACTGAACTTACTTattgcaattatttttattcataccTCTTCGGTACAAACATGACGTTTTGAATCACCTGTTGAAGTAACTCATTGATCTAGTCATGTATACAggaatgaaaataaagatgaATTTAATACAGGAACTAGGATACCAAAGGATTCCAAACCACATATGCCAGGGAGAAGGTTCAATTATAAAGTGGAGACAAAGCAACCTCTCCttgcataaaaaaaaactcttaTAATGAATGCTCTATCTCGTTTCAAGATGACTATCTTCACGGGAAacaaacatatttaaaaaagcatCACAATTCACATCCGCTGTAATACagcgaaaaattttttttataaagttgatttcATTTTGACATAAAGATCAATACAGGGCCCAgaattgaaacttttattttacaatgAGACTTGGTGGCATTACTGGAATTAGTTTTTAACCGAGAACGTTGGTGGGGGAATTTGTTTGTCAAACGTTTTCAGTTGCCAAAGTGTTTCAATGCGCGTTTGCAAAACCTAGTTTTCACGAGGCCAGTCAATCGTCGCGGAGCTCCGGGCGTCAACGGTACAATATATATTGCTCCTCGAGTTGCTGTGCCATCTCAGGGATCCATCTTATCGTGGGAGGAAGCTTTTAGGACAGTTGGAAATGTGTCCTGCAAGAGACTAGGACCGTTAGAACCCCTGCAAATCTCGGCGCAATCTGACCTTCAGTTTTGCGATCTCCTAGGCACTCTGTCTCAAAACATGCGGCTGTCCTGGGTTTGTCAGATCGAACAAATTTGTCATAATGACCCTTTCATCCACacaaaatatctaaaataaaagaattttttaaaaatagaacgTTTTAAGTGAGAAACAATGATAAATTTACATTCCTCTCCTCAACAATGCGTTCTTCGGGATTCATCCCTTTTCTGCAGCTTATTATATAGAGTGTTTAAAAAGTGATTCTACTCACCTAATACTCATGGGTTGGTGAATGACGTGAGGAATTAGGCAAATAAGGCAGCGAGACTATCTGGCTGCCTAAGACATGTAGCAAAGTGCGAGTAACAAGACCTGTGTCCGATGTGTACTCACCTATGCAGCTGAGACTAGAGCCGAAATATCTCACAGAAAAGTTACGATGaggactacaaaaataaagtataaaatgTATTGCTGTCCGAGACATAATACGAAATGTGGACATAATGAGAGATCATAGGCTGCAGGATGTAGTGAGATGGACGAAAGAGCTACGTCGGTAATGGAGGGTCACAAGCATGCAGTTGGAAAACCGTTCAAATGCTGTCTGGAAAGCTAGACAGCACAAGAAGGAATGAGACAGAACATACAAGACTAGGTCCTATACCAAGAAGCAGACCCTGTTTGTAGTGAAAAATTATGGTCTTTAAAACACCTATTTAATTTACAGCAAACTTTACCTCTTTATTATGGGCAAATCATTTACAAGCCATTTTTTCAATGTTGGAATAGAAAATCAGCATGGTAAATCTGGCGGATGGGCCGCGTATGGAAACCAACATAGCAGCACCTTGAGCTAACATTTTTCAAACCTCCAAAGATCATATATACACTGAAATGAGCATACAATTAAAGATTGTAATTTGCGAACCCAGAATGTTATCTCCAAATCATCAGTTTTAAAGCCATATGCAGACCAGTATTAAACAATTGGCATCTTTGGATCATTAATACTATGAGTAAGTGCATGGAAATAATTGATGAAGTTGACAGAAAATGCATATAAATaattagtaaaattttatatcctTGTCACGATATAAACATTGAAtgtattgaaatatattttgtttaatttttagtattaCTCTGtatggataaaaaacattgtttgTCTTTTCAGGTTAATTTGGAACCAAAAGGACGATTACATGTTCGTATCGacttaaaaacaacaaatggTAAAGTTTACATTTCTTTTATGAGTTctagttaataattttttttttagaatttcaaGGGGCTAAACCAAGGGAGTTTAAAGAACGCCAAGGTTTCAATCGGCGTCGCGGGGCGATGCGACGTCGTGTACACCAGGTCAACGGGCACAAATTTATGGCAACGTTTTTGCGTCAACCTACTTTTTGTTCTCATTGCAGGGAATTTATATggtaagttaattattaaataaatcaaaaaaaaaaaagaaattaaaataaattaattaggaaagttataaattaaaagaaaaaaaattgtttttcgaAAGTAACTAACTACACACAATCTCTTGACAGGGGTTTGGGAAAACAGGGCTATCAATGTCAAGGTAACTACGCACGCTGGGGTGACTACTTATGTTGTCGcctcttaaaaaaataattaattttaaaaaagcaGTTTTTCTAGGTGGTTTTTATTGGTGTAGTTGCCGCAAGCTGCATGACCATTACctactcaaaaaaaaactttttttgctGCCAAAAAGCTAAAATCCGCTGAACAAATCTAAGCCTATATTATATTCATACtgtgtatattttaattttcgcaACGCGCACGCCAAcccatcaaaaattttttaccgCATGGCTCTAATCACGCTTTTCTATCATTCAGAAAACAGCAAGAACACACCACttttgtaagttttattttatcttcttctttatttttctttttaaaagttatcttcatctaattaaaattaattataattttatttcatttttaagttgtacataattttattaacacaaaatgtttctagaactaaaatcagaATTAAGTTGGActaatcaaaatttcaatcaGCGTGagatgttttattattaattatgcacatataatatagaaataaaatatatacctTGTTATTCAGAAGTACTGAGGTCTGATTCATTGTCAATATCTAACAAGACAAAGATCACTTCACTAGATCAAATATGGCTAACTgcatttgaatttatttactaTTGATGTGAGTCACCTTATCACTATTAGATGCCTTCCACATTTATTAATTCCCAACCACCCAATTTCATTTATCCGTTTTCAATTACATTGTAACTGCTTCAATTCAGAATGAACCAAAGTGGTCTATGCAATTCACAGCAATAGGAACCTCTCAAACCACATTGTGgcaaacaaaatcaaattaactcAAGAACTGAATGCTTTTGAAGCGCCGAAACTTCTCAGATTGGGTCCTGCTAAAGTTTATAATAATCCTGAATTACATCAAAAAGTTGTCTTCAGTAACGaagcaatttatttttgacttAATAGAGAAAATACATTTGCAACTTTCAAAAACTTTGTCATACATTTTTTCCTGAAGCACGTACTTCGTGAAATCAACTTGATGAGATCATACTCTACCACTCTATCCAGTTGTTGAAACAGTTAAATTGCAAGGAAGTCAAAATATAAGTCTAAAAAATGGCGAATTAGATAATAGAAGCGACACAACGAGTCTGTCTATACAAACTTGGAAAGTACAGAAAGAAAAGTTAGTAATATCATTTTCGATTTGAACCTAAATGAATCTCCCTCCTCAATGGCTTCGTTAATAAGGAAAATATCGCGTCGTACCATGTTGCAAGACTATTTTAGGCCAGAATTGGATTTAGGCCTAGGCATTAGTGATATGTGGTTCTAACAAAATAACCTCACGATAATATCATGGGTATCACAAATTACATACATTTTCATACATTTTTTCCTGAAACACGTGCTTCATGAAATCAA
This genomic stretch from Onthophagus taurus isolate NC chromosome 7, IU_Otau_3.0, whole genome shotgun sequence harbors:
- the LOC111418862 gene encoding large ribosomal subunit protein bL9m, giving the protein MWKHINKLTQSLNKSRLLTPEVCLNQQLRTTFILKRRNAPYLHKKGAEPKRLKPKHYIYNLVEHLDSQKQPDLEVILTSYVEGLGDVGEKVSVRPQYGYNNLLLPGLAIYATPENTKKYLNTDLKDKRSFSSPTVEGTMTILSRMTLSVIMNKEIPWTLEPWHIRTSFRKCGYVVPEECITMPSKTIKGPNMDIENKSFYITITINNQEKVDVKCRIHHWSTGIMERLPHIHDFWKVPSEPIFPEDAEKINSVNKELEEKK
- the LOC111418861 gene encoding protein FAM50 homolog; protein product: MAHYKGAASEAGRAMQLMKKREQQIQDIELRKKKIEEDLKLNNIENKFATHYDAVEQQLKSSTIGLVTLDEMKAKQENIVKEREKKLAQKQAEKERERQRQMEAKQAEKNKQKRQIQALSFNLEEDNDEEGDKNDDEEDEDEMTWKRKNVTEEVKVKKIKKDPTVDTSFLPDREREEEENRLREELRQEWAEQQQKLKEEEIDITFSYWDGSGHRRTVRVKKGNSVYQFLQKVLELLRREFSELKTVMADQLMYVKEDLILPHHYTFYDFIVTKARGKSGPLFTFDVHDDIRLVSDATIEKEESHAGKVLMRSWYERNKHIFPASRWEPYDPTKVYDKYTVSDKNKKQ
- the LOC111418863 gene encoding uncharacterized protein, which gives rise to MLTIKYFLVTYFFVLNPVYGGFEDKVAELEKKSRPIRSCEDERLGGAQHVGFGMSIIVLFLAILLFLICLGILKGLIGLLFFPKIGVCGMNLLVDLPRPIKKYQEPELAGCPVVYDVVGWPIHPQTGKRTVRPLSKNTEFCMNVIFFITYPVIIVVTLCSHICYKSYDEEGTDNNVYDNVNTVVFSECPAYQVDNVKEKCKCPKNCGGHDIYRDDDSAEEHDTRYVMEQMDDSSNRLKQ